One Pseudomonas muyukensis DNA segment encodes these proteins:
- a CDS encoding helix-turn-helix transcriptional regulator: protein MSPHRSEIWHDPALPYVESRRACQSRACYRAHSHPSLSIGAVDAGFSRFTGAGEGEVRLTPGTLVLVPAERVHACNPEPGQAWSYQMLHLDAQWLGNLRLESGVAAAQPGAVARIVRSRAVYRQFCALNALLFSAVPPLAKEAALVAFIGDQDFAAHPALLPAPALQPSLLGELLGRLEAQALDGVNLGQLAEQAGMGRYQLIRAFAAATGLTPHAYLLNARVNQARRLLRQGQALAEVAYRLGFADQAHFQRVFKAHAGVTPGVYRASAIPPGAAMTGSGP, encoded by the coding sequence ATGTCCCCTCACCGCAGCGAAATCTGGCACGACCCGGCGCTGCCCTACGTCGAAAGCCGCCGCGCCTGCCAAAGCCGTGCCTGTTACCGCGCCCATAGCCACCCGAGTTTGTCCATCGGCGCGGTGGACGCCGGGTTCAGCCGTTTTACCGGCGCCGGTGAGGGTGAGGTGCGGCTGACGCCGGGCACCTTGGTGCTGGTGCCTGCCGAGCGGGTGCATGCTTGCAATCCCGAGCCGGGACAGGCCTGGAGCTACCAGATGCTGCACCTGGATGCCCAATGGCTGGGCAACCTGCGCCTGGAGTCTGGGGTGGCCGCCGCGCAGCCGGGGGCCGTGGCACGGATCGTGCGATCGAGGGCTGTCTACCGGCAGTTCTGTGCACTCAATGCGCTGCTGTTTTCGGCGGTGCCGCCGCTTGCGAAAGAGGCCGCGCTGGTGGCGTTCATCGGCGACCAGGACTTTGCCGCGCACCCGGCCCTGCTGCCGGCGCCAGCGCTGCAACCGTCGCTGCTGGGCGAACTGCTGGGGCGGCTCGAGGCGCAGGCGCTGGACGGGGTGAACCTGGGGCAGTTGGCCGAGCAGGCCGGCATGGGGCGTTACCAGCTGATTCGCGCCTTTGCCGCCGCCACAGGGCTGACGCCCCATGCTTACCTGCTTAACGCCCGGGTGAACCAGGCGCGCAGGCTGTTGCGCCAGGGGCAGGCGTTGGCGGAGGTTGCCTACCGCCTGGGGTTTGCCGACCAGGCGCATTTCCAGCGGGTATTCAAGGCCCATGCGGGGGTGACGCCTGGGGTGTATCGGGCATCCGCCATTCCCCCAGGCGCCGCGATGACGGGCAGCGGCCCGTAG
- a CDS encoding acetoacetate--CoA ligase codes for MHDVLWRPTTRQIEASRMDAFRRWVNLRFNLQLGDYPALHRWSIEQRAPFWQALAEYFQVRWHTPPSSTLVEGPRMSDARWFTGATLNFAEHLLQRRDDRPAVIAVGEDGSRHSLTHNQLAAQVAGLQQALRQLGIQPGDRIAAVMPNTWQTLVAMLAASSLGAVWSSCSPEFGAHAIIDRFSQIAPRLLIACAGYQYAGKTFDQVDTLNQVLAQLPQLQHLLVLPHSRAATCADEFGPVPTTLWNDFFQPGGSPTFAALPFDHPLYILYSSGTTGVPKCIVHRAGGVLLQHLKEHGLHNDLKADEVLFYYTTCGWMMWNWLVSGLALGATLVLYDGSPLHPGPERLVDLIDAEGIHAFGTSPKYLAALEQAGIKPASSHRLDSLRLILSTGSPLSPHSYDYVYRQFKADLCLASMSGGTDIVACFVLGNPLLAVRRGEIAGKGLGMAVQVWNEQGQPVTGEKGELVCIHPFPSMPLGFWGDHDGSRYHQAYFSQFEGVWCQGDYAEQLPTGGLVIHGRSDAVLNPGGVRIGTAEIYRQVEKVEQVLESVAIAQDWQGDVRVVLFVRLGDGLQLDDALRQRIRQVIRQFATPRHVPAVIAQVSDIPRTLSGKLVELAIRNVVHGLPVKNTDALANPEALEQFRDRPELR; via the coding sequence ATGCACGACGTACTCTGGCGCCCCACCACCCGCCAGATCGAAGCCAGCCGGATGGACGCCTTCCGCCGCTGGGTCAACTTGCGTTTCAACCTGCAACTGGGCGACTACCCCGCCCTGCACCGCTGGAGCATCGAGCAGCGCGCGCCGTTCTGGCAGGCCCTGGCCGAATACTTCCAGGTGCGCTGGCATACCCCGCCCAGCAGCACCCTGGTGGAAGGCCCGCGGATGAGCGACGCGCGCTGGTTCACGGGCGCCACCCTGAACTTCGCCGAACACCTGCTGCAACGTCGCGACGACCGCCCGGCCGTGATCGCCGTGGGCGAGGATGGCAGCCGCCACAGCCTCACCCACAACCAGCTGGCCGCCCAGGTGGCCGGGCTGCAACAGGCCCTGCGCCAGCTCGGCATCCAGCCCGGCGATCGCATTGCGGCGGTAATGCCCAATACCTGGCAGACCCTGGTCGCCATGCTCGCCGCCAGCAGCCTTGGGGCGGTGTGGTCCAGCTGCTCGCCGGAGTTCGGCGCCCACGCCATCATCGACCGTTTCAGCCAGATCGCGCCGCGGCTGTTGATCGCCTGCGCCGGCTACCAGTACGCCGGCAAGACCTTCGACCAGGTCGACACGCTCAACCAGGTACTCGCCCAGTTGCCGCAACTGCAGCACCTGCTGGTGCTGCCGCACAGCCGCGCCGCCACCTGTGCCGATGAATTCGGCCCGGTGCCGACCACGCTGTGGAATGACTTCTTCCAGCCCGGTGGCAGCCCGACCTTCGCCGCGCTGCCCTTCGACCACCCGCTGTATATCCTCTACTCCAGCGGCACCACCGGCGTGCCCAAGTGCATCGTCCACCGCGCCGGCGGCGTGCTGTTGCAGCACCTCAAGGAGCACGGCCTGCACAACGACCTGAAGGCCGACGAGGTGTTGTTCTACTACACCACCTGCGGCTGGATGATGTGGAACTGGCTGGTGAGTGGCCTGGCGCTGGGCGCCACCCTGGTGCTGTACGATGGCTCGCCGTTGCACCCTGGGCCCGAGCGCCTGGTGGACCTGATCGACGCCGAAGGCATCCACGCCTTCGGCACCAGCCCCAAGTACCTGGCGGCGCTGGAGCAGGCCGGGATCAAGCCGGCCAGCTCCCATCGGCTGGACAGCCTGCGGCTGATACTGTCCACCGGCTCGCCGCTGTCGCCCCACAGCTACGACTATGTATACCGCCAGTTCAAGGCCGACCTGTGCCTGGCGTCGATGTCCGGGGGGACCGATATCGTCGCCTGCTTCGTGCTCGGCAACCCGTTGCTGGCGGTGCGCCGTGGTGAAATCGCCGGCAAGGGCCTGGGCATGGCGGTGCAGGTGTGGAACGAGCAGGGCCAGCCGGTCACCGGCGAGAAAGGCGAACTGGTGTGCATCCATCCCTTCCCCTCGATGCCCTTGGGCTTCTGGGGCGACCACGATGGCAGCCGCTATCACCAGGCGTACTTCAGCCAGTTCGAGGGGGTCTGGTGCCAGGGCGACTATGCCGAGCAACTGCCGACAGGCGGCCTGGTCATCCATGGCCGCTCCGATGCCGTGCTCAACCCCGGCGGCGTGCGCATCGGCACGGCGGAGATCTACCGGCAGGTGGAGAAGGTCGAGCAAGTGCTGGAAAGCGTGGCCATCGCTCAGGATTGGCAAGGCGACGTGCGCGTGGTGCTGTTCGTGCGCCTGGGTGACGGCCTGCAACTGGACGACGCGCTGCGCCAGCGCATTCGCCAGGTGATCCGCCAGTTCGCCACGCCGCGCCATGTGCCGGCGGTGATCGCCCAGGTCAGCGACATCCCCCGTACCCTCAGCGGCAAGCTGGTGGAGCTGGCGATTCGCAATGTGGTGCACGGCTTACCGGTGAAGAACACCGACGCGCTGGCCAACCCCGAGGCGCTGGAGCAGTTTCGCGACCGTCCGGAACTGCGCTGA
- a CDS encoding ABC transporter permease, producing the protein MLSPIARRRLQRFRGNRRGWVALWLFAALLLLSLGAELVANDKPLLLGYQGQLYSPALKRYTEQQFGGQLPFQPDYRSQYVRQLIEGQGGWMLFAPIPFSADTPNYDLQVPTPSPPSTVNWLGTDDQGRDVLARVLYGTRVSLLFAFALTLLSVLIGVSAGALQGYHGGWVDLLGQRLLEVWSGLPVLYLLIILSGFVEPGFWWLLGIMALFSWLALVDVVRAEFLRGRNLEYVKAARALGLPDTQVMLRHILPNAMNATLTYVPFMLTGAITTLTALDFLGFGMPAGSASLGELVTQGKQHLEAPWLGFTAFFALALILSLLVFIGDALREAFDPRR; encoded by the coding sequence ATGCTGTCGCCCATCGCTCGGCGCCGCCTGCAACGCTTTCGCGGCAATCGCCGTGGCTGGGTTGCGCTGTGGCTGTTCGCCGCGTTGCTGCTGCTGAGCCTCGGCGCCGAGCTGGTGGCCAACGACAAGCCGCTGCTGCTCGGCTACCAGGGCCAGCTCTACAGCCCGGCGCTCAAGCGCTATACCGAGCAGCAGTTCGGCGGCCAGTTGCCGTTCCAGCCCGATTACCGCAGCCAGTACGTGCGCCAGCTGATCGAGGGCCAGGGCGGCTGGATGCTGTTCGCGCCGATCCCGTTCAGCGCCGACACGCCCAACTACGACCTGCAGGTGCCCACCCCCAGCCCGCCGAGCACGGTCAACTGGCTGGGCACCGACGACCAGGGCCGCGATGTGCTGGCACGGGTGCTGTACGGCACCCGGGTGTCGCTGCTGTTCGCCTTCGCCTTGACCCTGCTCAGCGTGCTGATCGGCGTGAGCGCCGGCGCCCTGCAGGGTTACCACGGCGGCTGGGTCGACCTGCTCGGTCAACGTTTGCTGGAAGTGTGGTCGGGGTTGCCGGTGCTGTACCTGCTGATCATCCTGTCCGGTTTCGTCGAGCCGGGTTTCTGGTGGCTGCTGGGGATCATGGCGCTGTTCTCGTGGCTGGCCCTGGTCGATGTGGTGCGCGCCGAGTTCCTCCGCGGGCGCAACCTGGAGTATGTGAAGGCCGCGCGGGCACTGGGCCTGCCGGACACCCAGGTGATGCTGCGGCATATCCTGCCCAATGCCATGAATGCGACCCTGACCTATGTGCCGTTCATGCTCACCGGGGCAATCACCACCCTCACCGCGCTGGACTTTCTCGGCTTCGGCATGCCAGCGGGCAGTGCCTCGCTGGGCGAGCTGGTGACCCAGGGCAAGCAGCACCTGGAAGCGCCTTGGCTGGGCTTCACCGCGTTCTTTGCCCTGGCGTTGATCCTGTCGTTGCTGGTATTCATTGGCGATGCGCTGCGCGAGGCGTTCGATCCACGCCGGTAG
- a CDS encoding peptidylprolyl isomerase — protein MKAQARHILVKTAEEAEKLKQRIANGEAFDVLAKKFSTCPSGKRGGDLGEVRPGQMVGAIDQVIFKKPLRVVHGPIKSKFGYHLVQTFYRD, from the coding sequence ATGAAAGCCCAAGCCCGCCACATCCTGGTCAAGACCGCTGAAGAGGCCGAGAAACTCAAGCAGCGCATCGCCAACGGCGAGGCCTTCGACGTGCTGGCGAAGAAGTTCTCCACCTGCCCGTCGGGCAAGCGCGGCGGCGACCTGGGCGAGGTGCGCCCAGGGCAGATGGTCGGCGCCATCGACCAGGTGATCTTCAAGAAGCCCCTGCGCGTGGTGCACGGCCCGATCAAGAGCAAGTTCGGTTACCACCTGGTGCAGACCTTCTATCGCGACTGA
- a CDS encoding sigma-54 interaction domain-containing protein gives MHDNLKDYPQVRQLAIRSLFEIIEQSSEGTVIVDRQARIVWMNERYARRFGLADAASAIGQPCEAVIPGSLMREVVSNGKPILLDMLDTANEPLVVMRLPIHDHQGALIGAIGFALFDELRSLSPLLKRYAALQQELASTRSQLRARQARYSFAQFVGSSAACLEAKRRARRGAASDSPVLLLGETGTGKELLAHAIHATSPRAPKAFVSINSAAIPETLLEAEFFGTAPGAFTGAERKGRSGKLQLAEGGTLFLDEIGDMPLALQSKLLRVLQEKEYEPVGSNQMLRSDVRIIAATSIDLQAAMARGTFRADLYYRLNVLPIEVPPLRERLEDLPALCEAILAELGSQYELEPEAQALLGRHAWPGNIRELRNVLERTTLLADQPRLSAQDLANALGPMSPVQVATPALGYREACVQFERGLIVDALARNAGNVPQAAQALGLGRSTLYKKMVALGISSQ, from the coding sequence ATGCACGACAACCTCAAGGACTACCCCCAGGTCCGGCAACTGGCGATCCGCTCGCTGTTCGAGATCATCGAGCAGTCCAGCGAGGGCACGGTGATCGTCGACCGCCAGGCGCGCATCGTCTGGATGAACGAGCGCTATGCCCGGCGCTTTGGCCTGGCCGACGCCGCCAGCGCCATCGGCCAACCCTGCGAAGCGGTGATCCCCGGCAGTCTGATGCGCGAGGTGGTCAGCAACGGCAAGCCAATCCTGCTGGACATGCTCGACACCGCCAACGAGCCACTGGTGGTGATGCGCCTGCCGATCCATGACCACCAGGGCGCGCTGATCGGCGCCATCGGCTTCGCCTTGTTCGACGAGCTGCGCAGCCTGTCACCGTTGCTCAAGCGCTATGCGGCCCTGCAGCAGGAGCTGGCCAGCACCCGCTCGCAACTGCGCGCGCGCCAGGCGCGCTACAGCTTCGCCCAGTTCGTCGGCAGCAGCGCTGCGTGCCTTGAGGCCAAGCGCCGGGCCCGACGTGGCGCCGCCAGCGACTCGCCGGTGCTGCTGCTGGGCGAGACCGGCACCGGCAAGGAACTGCTGGCCCATGCCATCCACGCCACCTCGCCACGGGCGCCCAAGGCCTTCGTCAGCATCAACAGCGCGGCGATCCCCGAGACCTTGCTCGAGGCCGAGTTCTTCGGCACCGCCCCCGGCGCCTTCACCGGCGCCGAGCGCAAGGGGCGCAGCGGCAAGCTGCAACTGGCCGAAGGCGGCACGCTGTTTCTGGACGAGATCGGCGACATGCCCCTGGCCTTGCAAAGCAAGCTGCTGCGGGTGCTGCAGGAGAAGGAGTACGAACCGGTGGGCTCCAACCAGATGCTGCGCAGCGATGTGCGGATCATCGCCGCCACCTCCATCGACCTGCAGGCGGCCATGGCCCGTGGGACGTTCCGCGCCGACCTGTACTACCGGCTGAATGTGCTGCCGATCGAGGTGCCGCCGCTGCGCGAGCGCCTGGAGGACCTGCCGGCCTTGTGCGAGGCGATCCTCGCCGAGCTGGGCAGCCAGTATGAGTTGGAACCTGAGGCCCAGGCGCTACTGGGGCGCCATGCCTGGCCGGGGAATATTCGCGAGCTGCGCAATGTGCTGGAGCGCACGACCTTGCTGGCGGACCAGCCACGATTGAGCGCGCAGGACCTGGCCAATGCGCTGGGGCCGATGAGCCCGGTGCAGGTCGCCACGCCAGCTTTGGGCTATCGCGAGGCCTGTGTTCAGTTCGAGCGGGGGTTGATTGTCGATGCCCTTGCGCGCAATGCCGGAAATGTACCGCAGGCTGCGCAGGCATTGGGCTTGGGGCGCTCGACGCTGTACAAGAAAATGGTCGCGCTGGGCATTTCGTCTCAATAA
- a CDS encoding CZB domain-containing protein: MRQLLDMSTVAESSASVSALRSFCELAKLDHLLYKFRVYKVLFGVSQEGLADFTDHTGCRLGKWYREGDGARHYAHLAGYLEIDAPHAAVHRGAFDALNAHVAGDTAAMLKAVADMERASLGVQEGLERVVASGEQAPALLQRRAQSR, from the coding sequence ATGCGCCAGTTGCTGGACATGTCGACGGTGGCGGAAAGCTCGGCATCGGTGTCGGCGCTGCGCAGTTTCTGCGAGCTGGCCAAGCTCGATCACCTGCTCTACAAGTTTCGCGTGTACAAGGTGTTGTTCGGGGTGTCGCAGGAGGGGCTGGCGGACTTCACCGACCACACCGGCTGCCGCCTGGGCAAGTGGTACCGCGAGGGCGATGGCGCCCGGCACTATGCCCACCTGGCCGGCTACCTGGAGATCGACGCGCCCCACGCAGCCGTGCACCGTGGTGCATTCGATGCGCTCAATGCCCATGTGGCGGGGGATACCGCGGCCATGCTCAAGGCCGTGGCCGACATGGAGCGCGCCAGCCTGGGGGTGCAGGAGGGGCTGGAACGGGTGGTGGCCAGCGGCGAGCAAGCGCCGGCCCTGCTGCAGCGGCGGGCTCAGTCGCGATAG
- the hbdH gene encoding 3-hydroxybutyrate dehydrogenase produces the protein MTLKGKTALVTGSTSGIGLGIAQVLAEAGANILLNGFGDPASAIAEIARHGVKVAHHPADLSDVAQIEQMFAMAEREFGAVDILVNNAGIQHVAPVEQFPVEAWDKIIALNLSAVFHGSRLALPGMRARGWGRIINIASVHGLVGSTGKAAYVAAKHGVIGLTKVIGLETATSNVTCNAICPGWVLTPLVQKQIDDRAANGGDPLQAQHDLLAEKQPSLAFVTPGHLGDLALFLCSEAGSQVRGAAWNVDGGWLAQ, from the coding sequence ATGACACTCAAAGGCAAGACCGCACTGGTCACCGGTTCCACCAGCGGCATCGGGCTAGGGATCGCCCAGGTGCTCGCCGAGGCCGGCGCGAATATCCTGCTCAACGGCTTCGGCGACCCGGCATCGGCCATCGCCGAAATCGCCCGCCACGGGGTGAAAGTCGCCCATCATCCCGCCGACCTGTCCGATGTCGCGCAGATCGAACAGATGTTCGCCATGGCCGAGCGTGAATTCGGCGCGGTGGACATCCTGGTCAACAATGCCGGCATCCAACATGTGGCGCCGGTCGAACAGTTCCCGGTCGAGGCCTGGGACAAGATCATTGCGTTGAACCTGTCGGCGGTGTTCCATGGCAGCCGCCTGGCCCTGCCGGGCATGCGGGCACGTGGCTGGGGGCGCATCATCAACATCGCCTCGGTGCACGGGCTGGTCGGCTCCACCGGCAAGGCCGCCTATGTCGCGGCCAAGCACGGCGTAATCGGCCTGACCAAGGTGATCGGCCTGGAGACCGCCACCAGCAATGTCACCTGCAACGCCATCTGCCCCGGCTGGGTGCTGACCCCCTTGGTACAGAAACAGATCGATGACCGCGCGGCCAACGGTGGCGATCCGTTGCAAGCGCAACACGACCTGCTGGCAGAGAAGCAACCGTCGCTGGCCTTCGTCACCCCTGGCCATCTGGGCGATCTGGCGCTGTTCCTGTGCAGCGAGGCCGGCAGCCAGGTGCGCGGCGCGGCCTGGAATGTCGATGGCGGTTGGCTGGCGCAGTGA
- a CDS encoding LysE family translocator produces the protein MDLSSLLLFIPACFALNMAPGPNNLLSLHNASRYGLRTACVAGAGRLLAFSGMIALAAMGLAVVLHTSEYLFLAIKVLGAGYLFYIAWQLWRAPLAQAAGTGEQPRGTWKLARQEFWVAAGNPKAILIFTAFLPQFVAVGSTVPVGEQFLQLGALFLLLEWAAIAIYAGLGAYLQRWFERPGPRRLFNRVSASLLGCAGLGLLAARR, from the coding sequence ATGGACCTGTCGAGCCTGCTGCTGTTCATCCCTGCCTGTTTTGCCCTGAACATGGCCCCCGGGCCGAACAACCTGCTGTCGCTGCACAACGCCAGCCGCTATGGCCTGCGCACCGCCTGCGTGGCTGGTGCCGGGCGCCTGCTGGCCTTCAGCGGCATGATCGCCCTGGCGGCCATGGGCCTGGCAGTGGTGCTGCATACCAGCGAATACCTGTTCCTGGCGATCAAGGTGCTGGGCGCCGGCTACTTGTTCTACATCGCCTGGCAGTTGTGGCGGGCACCGCTGGCGCAGGCCGCAGGCACTGGCGAGCAGCCTCGCGGCACCTGGAAGCTGGCGCGCCAGGAGTTCTGGGTGGCGGCGGGCAACCCCAAGGCCATCCTGATCTTCACCGCGTTCCTGCCGCAGTTCGTTGCGGTGGGCAGCACCGTCCCGGTCGGCGAGCAGTTCCTGCAACTGGGCGCATTGTTCCTGTTGCTGGAGTGGGCGGCCATTGCCATCTATGCCGGGCTCGGTGCCTACCTGCAACGCTGGTTCGAGCGGCCCGGGCCGCGCCGGCTGTTCAACCGGGTCAGTGCTTCGTTGCTGGGCTGCGCGGGCCTGGGCCTGTTGGCCGCGCGCCGCTGA
- a CDS encoding microcin C ABC transporter permease YejB — protein MTAYILRRLLLIVPTLLAILLVNFAIVQAAPGGPVEQAVARLQGIGGGAPGARVEALQGGSRASRGLDPKLIEQIKHQYGFDKSAPERLWLMLGQYARLDFGQSFFRGAKVTELILDKLPVTLSLGFWATLITYLVSIPLGIRKAVRHGSRFDAWSSALIVIGYALPSFLFALLLIVLFAGGTSLNWFPVRGLVSDDFDQLSLLGKVADYFWHLVLPVGALVIGGFATLTLLTKNAFLEEISRQYVVTARAKGLSQRRVLYGHVLRNAMLLVVAGLPQALITVFFAGSLLIEVIFSLDGLGRLSYEAAVSRDYPVVFGTLFIFTLAGLLIRLVGDLCYTWLDPRIDFDAGGR, from the coding sequence ATGACGGCTTATATCCTGCGCCGGCTGTTGCTGATCGTGCCGACCTTGCTGGCGATCCTGCTGGTCAACTTCGCCATCGTCCAGGCCGCGCCCGGCGGGCCGGTGGAGCAGGCCGTGGCCCGCTTGCAGGGCATCGGCGGCGGCGCGCCGGGCGCACGGGTCGAGGCGCTGCAGGGCGGCTCGCGGGCCAGCCGTGGCCTGGACCCGAAACTGATCGAGCAGATCAAGCACCAGTACGGTTTCGACAAGTCCGCCCCCGAGCGCCTGTGGCTGATGCTCGGCCAGTACGCCCGGCTGGATTTTGGCCAGAGCTTCTTTCGCGGCGCCAAGGTCACCGAGTTGATCCTCGACAAGCTGCCGGTCACCTTGTCGCTGGGTTTCTGGGCGACGCTGATCACCTACCTGGTGTCGATCCCGCTGGGCATACGCAAGGCAGTGCGCCACGGCAGCCGCTTCGATGCCTGGAGCAGCGCGCTGATCGTCATCGGATACGCCCTGCCCTCGTTCCTGTTCGCCCTGCTGTTGATCGTGCTGTTCGCCGGCGGCACCTCGCTCAACTGGTTCCCGGTGCGCGGCCTGGTGTCGGACGATTTCGACCAGCTCAGCCTGCTGGGCAAAGTGGCCGACTACTTCTGGCACCTGGTGCTGCCGGTGGGCGCGCTGGTGATCGGCGGCTTCGCCACCCTGACCCTGCTGACCAAGAACGCCTTTCTCGAGGAGATCTCGCGCCAGTACGTGGTCACCGCCCGGGCCAAGGGCCTGAGCCAGCGCCGGGTGCTGTACGGGCATGTGCTGCGCAATGCCATGCTGCTGGTGGTGGCCGGGCTGCCGCAGGCGCTGATCACGGTGTTCTTCGCCGGCTCCTTGCTGATCGAGGTGATCTTCTCCCTCGACGGTCTGGGGCGCCTGAGCTACGAAGCGGCGGTGTCGCGGGACTACCCGGTGGTGTTCGGCACCTTGTTCATCTTCACCCTGGCCGGCTTGCTCATCCGCCTGGTTGGCGACCTGTGCTACACCTGGCTCGACCCACGCATCGACTTCGACGCGGGGGGCCGCTGA
- a CDS encoding RDD family protein, whose product MSSSDTPTTYQKPKNLAGLGRRWGGQMIDVLVTYAIFFVTFRVVEFLPLPEQMATLLALGVPLAYYLFSDALPNGQSVGKKLLGICVVDERSYLNCSLGQSFVRNITTPFLSIFDWIFIFFGSRKRLGDMLANTIVIKA is encoded by the coding sequence ATGAGCAGTTCCGATACCCCGACCACCTATCAGAAACCCAAGAACCTTGCTGGCTTGGGCCGACGCTGGGGCGGGCAGATGATCGATGTGCTGGTTACCTACGCGATTTTCTTCGTGACCTTCAGGGTCGTCGAGTTCTTGCCGCTGCCCGAGCAGATGGCCACGTTGCTCGCGCTGGGGGTGCCGCTGGCGTACTACCTGTTCTCCGATGCCTTGCCCAATGGCCAGAGCGTGGGCAAGAAACTGTTGGGGATCTGTGTGGTGGACGAACGCAGCTACCTCAATTGCAGCCTTGGGCAGTCGTTCGTGCGTAACATCACGACGCCGTTCCTGAGCATCTTCGACTGGATCTTCATCTTCTTCGGCTCGCGCAAGCGGCTGGGCGACATGCTGGCCAACACCATCGTGATCAAGGCCTGA
- a CDS encoding GntP family permease, with the protein MTVLIALAALALLMVAAYRGYSVILFAPIAALGAVLLTDPAAVAPAFTGVFMDKMVGFIKLYFPVFLLGAVFGKLIELSGFSRSIVAAAIGLLGTRQAMLVIVLVCALLTYGGVSLFVVVFAVYPFAAEMFRQSDIPKRLIPATIALGAFSFTMDALPGTPQIQNIIPSSFFNTTAWAAPWLGLIGTLFVFCAGMLYLQRQRNKARRTGEGYGSNLRNEPQTADDIVLPNPWLALAPLILVGVMNLLFTHWIPQWYGASHSLQLPGMGAPVQSDVAKLTAIWAVQAALLVGILMVLVCAFGTLRQHLAEGSKSAVSGALLAAMNTASEYGFGAVIASLPGFLVLADALRGIPNPLVNEAITVTLLAGITGSASGGMSIALAAMGDSFIAAANAAHIPLEVLHRVAAMASGGMDTLPHNGAVITLLAVTGLTHREAYKDIFAITLIKTLAVFVVIATFYATGIV; encoded by the coding sequence ATGACCGTGCTCATCGCCCTCGCCGCCCTTGCCCTGCTGATGGTCGCCGCCTACCGCGGCTACAGCGTCATCCTCTTCGCCCCCATTGCCGCCCTCGGCGCGGTGCTGCTCACTGACCCCGCCGCCGTGGCCCCGGCCTTCACCGGGGTGTTCATGGACAAAATGGTCGGTTTCATCAAGCTGTACTTCCCGGTATTCCTGCTCGGCGCGGTGTTCGGCAAGCTGATCGAGCTGTCGGGCTTCTCCCGTTCGATCGTCGCCGCCGCCATCGGCCTGCTCGGCACCCGCCAGGCGATGCTGGTGATTGTGCTGGTGTGCGCCCTGCTCACCTACGGCGGCGTTTCGCTGTTCGTGGTGGTGTTCGCGGTGTACCCGTTCGCCGCCGAGATGTTCCGCCAAAGCGACATCCCCAAGCGGCTGATCCCGGCAACCATCGCCCTGGGCGCGTTCTCCTTCACCATGGACGCCCTGCCCGGCACCCCGCAGATCCAGAACATCATCCCCAGCAGCTTTTTCAACACCACCGCCTGGGCCGCGCCCTGGCTGGGGTTGATCGGCACGCTGTTCGTGTTCTGCGCCGGCATGCTCTACCTGCAGCGCCAGCGCAACAAGGCCCGGCGCACCGGCGAAGGCTATGGCAGCAACCTGCGCAACGAACCGCAGACCGCCGACGACATCGTGCTGCCCAATCCTTGGCTGGCCCTGGCGCCGCTGATCCTGGTGGGGGTGATGAACCTGCTGTTCACCCACTGGATCCCGCAGTGGTATGGCGCCAGCCACAGCCTGCAACTGCCGGGCATGGGCGCGCCGGTGCAAAGCGATGTGGCCAAGCTCACGGCGATCTGGGCGGTGCAGGCGGCCTTGCTGGTGGGCATCCTGATGGTCCTGGTGTGCGCCTTCGGCACCCTTCGCCAGCACCTGGCCGAAGGTAGCAAAAGCGCCGTGAGCGGCGCCCTGCTGGCGGCCATGAACACCGCCTCGGAATATGGTTTTGGCGCGGTCATCGCCTCGCTACCGGGCTTCCTGGTCCTGGCCGACGCCTTGCGCGGTATTCCCAACCCGCTGGTAAATGAAGCCATTACCGTCACCCTGCTGGCCGGTATCACCGGCTCCGCCTCCGGTGGCATGAGCATCGCCCTGGCGGCCATGGGCGACAGTTTCATCGCCGCGGCCAACGCCGCGCACATTCCGCTGGAGGTGCTGCACCGGGTCGCCGCCATGGCCAGCGGCGGCATGGACACCCTGCCGCACAACGGCGCGGTGATTACCCTGCTGGCGGTGACCGGGCTGACCCACCGCGAGGCCTACAAGGATATTTTCGCCATTACCCTGATCAAGACCCTGGCCGTGTTCGTGGTCATCGCCACGTTCTACGCCACCGGCATCGTCTGA